The genomic window AAGTTGCACTCGGGCGCATGATGGCATCAAGCTTAGCGGTGTCTGGCAGGTAGTACCCACCGATATCCACTGGCGCACCTTGCACTGCAGCGAGCTCGGCCACAATGGTTTGCTCTTTGGCAGCCAACTCTTTGGCCAATGGTGCAAACTGAGACGCCAATTGAGCGTCTTCTGTCTGGGCTGCAAGCGCTTCGGCCCAGTACAAGGACAGGTAAAACTGGCTGCCACGGTTGTCGAGCTGACCTGTTTTTGGAGATGGGTTTTTGTTGTTATCCAACAATTTTCCGGTCGCCGCATCCAATGTCTTCGCCAACACCTTGGCCTTGGCATTGCCGGTCTTCAGGCCCAAGTCCTCCAACGACACGGCCAAAGCGAGGAACTCGCCCAACGAATCCCAACGCAAGTGGTTCTCCTCCACCAGCTGTTGGACGTGCTTCGGGGCAGAGCCGCCGGCACCGGTTTCGTACATGCCACCACCGGCCATCAAAGGCACAATGGACAGCATCTTGGCAGAGGTGCCGAGTTCCATGATCGGGAACAAGTCCGTCAGGTAGTCGCGCAGGATGTTGCCCGTAGCGCTAATCGTGTCTTGACCGCGAATCACGCGCTCCAAGGTGTAGCGCATGGCGCGCACCTGGCTCATGATCTGGATATCCAAGCCTGTGGTGTCATGCTCGTGCAAGTACATTTTGACTTTGGTGATCAGCTGCGCCTCGTGGGGGCGATAAGCGTCGAGCCAGAACACAACTGGCATTCCAGAGTTGCGGGCGCGGTTAACTGCCAGCTTCACCCAATCGCGAATCGCGGCATCCTTGACCTGGCACATGCGCCAGATGTCACCCGCTTCCACATTCTGGCTCAACAGCACTTCACCTGTGGCCAAGTCAGTAATGTTCGCAACGCCGTCTTCGGAAATTTCGAAGGTCTTGTCGTGCGATCCGTATTCCTCGGCCTGCTGAGCCATCAAACCCACGTTGGGCACGGTGCCCATGGTCTTGGGGTCAAAGTTGCCGTGCCATTTGCAGAAGTTGATCATCTCCTGGTAAATGCGGGCAAAAGTGGACTCAGGCATCACCGCCTTCACGTCTTTCAAACGGCCGTTGGCATCCCACATCTTGCCGCCGTTACGGATCATGGCGGGCATGGACGCATCCACAATGATGTCGTTGGGTGAGTGGAAATTGGTAATCCCCTTGGCGGAATCCACCATGGCCAGCTCAGGGCGGTGCTCATGGCAGGCGTGCAGGTCACGCTTGATCTCGTCTTGTTTGGACTGGGGCAATGTCGCGATCTTGCCGTACAGATCAGCCATGCCGTTGTTCACGTTGACGCCCAATTCCTTGAACAATGCACCGTGCTTTGCAAACGCGTCTTTGTAGAAAATTTTGACGCAGTGACCGAACACGATAGGGTGCGACACCTTCATCATGGTGGCCTTGACGTGCAGGGAGAACATCACACCCGTTTTGCGAGCGTCTTCAATTTCCTTCTCGTAGAACTCCAGCAAGGCCTTTTTGCTCATGAACATGCTGTCGATCACTTCGCGGTCGAGCAAAGAAACCTTGGGCTTGAGCACCAGCGTCTGGCCGCTCTTGGTGATCAACTCCATCTTGACATCACGCGCACGGTCCAATGTGATGGACTTTTCGCCATGGTAGAAGTCGCCGGCATGCATGTGAGACACATGTGAGCGAGAGGCTTGGCTCCACTCAGCCATGCTGTGCGGGTTCTTGCGGGCGTATTCCTTCACCGCCTTGGGTGCACGACGATCCGAGTTGCCTTCGCGCAAAACCGGGTTGACCGCGCTACCTGTGCACTTGGAGTAACGGACGCGAATCGCCTTCTCTTCGTCAGTTTTGGGAGTCTCGGGGTAGTCAGGGATCGCGTAGCCTTTGCTCTGCAGCTCTTTGATACAGGCGACCAGCTGGCCTACCGAGGCGCTGATGTTGGGTAGCTTGATGATGTTGGCGTCCGCTTGAAGCGTCTTTTTACCCAGTTCAGCCAAGGTATTGGGGACCTTTTGGTCTTCTGTGAGGAAGTCAGAAAACTCGCCCAAAACACGCGCAGCCACCGAAATATCCGACTCCACTACGTTGATGCCTGCAGGCGCAGTGAATGTGCGGATCAAAGGCAGGAACGAAGCAGTGGCCAAACGGGGGGCTTCGTCGGTCAGTGTGTAAATAATCGTCGGTTGCTGGGTACTCATCGCTTATCTCCAAAAATGAGGTGTTGTTGACGCAGAACTGTTTCACGCACAGGCAGCGGTCTCCGGATAGTGCGTAATTGTGCTTTCAGTGGTCTGACCCGAAATGCATTTTTCGCAATGCATTACCGCAATATGAAATTTAAAACCACTTCAAGGAAATATTTTTATAGGTGCAGTGCAGCAAACGCATAAAAAAAGGCCCGGAGGTTGCCCGCCGAGCCTTTTTATTGCACCAAAACTCAGGCGAAGTTCGCTGCAGCGAAATCCCAGTTCACCAATTTATCGAGGAAGGTTTCCACGAACTTGGGGCGCATGTTGCGGTAGTCGATGTAGTACGCGTGCTCCCACACGTCCACGGTCAACAAAGCCTTGTCAGCGGTTGTCAAAGGGGTACCTGCAGCGCCGGTGTTGACGATGTCGACGGAACCGTCAGCCTTCTTGACCAACCATGTCCATCCGGAACCAAAGTTGCCGACTGCCGACTTGACGAAGGCTTCCTTGAAGGCCGCGTAAGAACCCCATTTCGCATTGATGGCATCAGCCAAAGCACCAGTCGGCTCGCCGCCGCCTTGTGGCTTCATGCAGTTCCAGAAAAAGGTGTGGTTCCAGATCTGGGCTGCGTTGTTGTACACCCCACCGCTAGACTTTTTGATGATTTCTTCGAGCGTCATGCTCTCGAACTCTGTGCCCTTTTGCAGGTTGTTCAGGTTCACCACATAAGCGTTGTGATGCTTGCCATGGTGAAACTCCAGAGTTTCCTGGGAGTATGCAGGGGCCAATGCATCAATGGCGTAGGGCAGCGCGGGCAGGGTATGTTCCATGAGATCCTCGTAGTGGGTGGGTTGTTAACAAAACTTATTGTAGAAACTAATTTTCGTGGACTGCGTGTACGGCCATATCAACCGTACCGTCTGCGAGGGTGGCCGTAATCACATCCCCGGGCCCGGCTTGTCGAACCGAGATCACCGTGGCGCCTTGGGCATCCGCAAGCCAAGCGTAGCCCCGTTGCAGCACCAAAGTGGGGTCAAGTAGCCGAAGTCTCAGGGCGGATTGATCCAAGCGCTCATGCGCTTGCCGCCCCAAGGTGTGAACCCCATCTGAAAATTTAAGCGCCGATGCCTCGTGCTGGCGGCGGGCCTCCAGCAAGTGGGCTTGTTGAGCCACCTGGAGCTGATGCGCAACCTGATGCAGCCGCAGTGAGTGCCCGACCACCACCCCAGATGGGCGACCAGCTCTGGTGGCAACGCGGTCCAAGCGCTGCGCCTGGGTATCCAACTGACGCTGGACAGCGGCACTCAAACGCTCTTGCATCAAATCGATAGCAGCCAAGCAGGTTGTAGTGGTTGTCGCTACCAATTCAGCAGCGGCGGTAGGCGTCGGGGCGCGAACATCCGCCACAAAATCTGCAATCGTGAAGTCGGTCTCATGCCCGACGCCAGACACTACCGGAATCGGCGACTCACTCAACGCAATGGCCAGTGCCTCGTCATTGAATGCCCACAGGTCCTCCATAGAACCGCCGCCGCGCACCAACAAAATCACATCCAAGGGGGTGCCTGCGCCATCCATGTCAGCGGAGCGGGCCAACAAGGCTTGCAAAGCGCGGATGAGCTCGGCCGGCGCATTACCACCCTGTACCGAAGCAGGAGCCAGCACCACTGGAATGTGCGGCACACGGCGGCGCAGCGCAGTGGCAACATCATGCAGTGCAGCCGCCCCCAAAGACGTAATCAGGCCTATTCCGCGGGGCATCAGGGGAAGCGCTCTTTTGCGCTCCTGCGCAAAGAGGCCGCGGGATTCAAGCCGATTTTTGAGACGAACAAACTCTTCAAATAGATTGCCCTGCCCTTGCTTGCGCATGCTCTCCACAATCAGCTGCAGATCTCCGCGCGGGCCATAAATATCCAAGCGCCCCGACACCTCCACCAACTCGCCGTCACGGGGAGCAAAGTCCAGCTGAGAGGCCGCGCGCTTAAACATGGCACACCGGATCTGGGCATCTTGGTCTTTGAGCGAAAAGTAACAATGGCCGCTAGCAGCCTTGGAAAAGCCAGACAGCTCGCCAGTCACCCGCACGGGGTTGAAACGGGCATTCAGGGTGTCTGCCAGCGCACGGCAGAGCGCGTCTACCCGCCAGACGCGGGGCGCTGCCTCGTCATGGTTGATCATGGGGCTGTCCGGCTTGCAATGCTGCAAACACTGCCAAAAATTGCGGGGAAATCATGCGGTTTCAAATCCTTTGGGGCGGAGTATGCCTCTTGCAAACGCCCCACGCGGGGCTAACGGTTTGAAACGATTCCAGAGACGCCCGCGCGCCACTGGGTAACCGGCAGTGGGCCATAATCCCCCAGCTTTTTAACTGCGCGGAGATCTGCATTTGTTTTCCATCATCCAAGCCGCCGGCTGGCCCATCTGGCCCCTGATTGCATGCTCCATTGTGGCTCTGGCCATTGTTATTGAGCGGTTTATCAGCCTCAAGACCGCCAAAGTGGCGCCACCCCGCCTGCTGGATGAAGTCTTGAGCGTGACCAAAAGCACGGTCCCCGGCCCCGATGTGGTTGCGCAGCTCGAAAAGAACTCTGCGCTGGGGCAGGTTTTGGCCTCCGGACTGCGTGCTGTGAACGCAAACCCGCATTGCACCGAAGATGATCTTCGCGCCACGATGGAAGGCAGCGGTCGCCTGGTTGCCCAACGGCTCGAACAATACTTAAGCGCATTGGGCACCATCGCCTCAGCCGCGCCCATGTTGGGCTTGTTTGGCACCGTGGTCGGCATGATTGAAATCTTTGGCTCCCAAGCCCCCGGCAGCACAGGCGGAGGCAACCCGGCACAACTGGCCCACGGCATCTCTATTGCGCTGTACAACACGGCCTTCGGCTTGGTGGTCGCCATCCCCGCTTTGATTTTTTGGCGCTACTTCCGGGGCCGGGTCGACGCCTATCTGCTGACACTAGAGCTGAGCTCTGAGCATCTGGTGCGCCACCTCAAAGCACTGCGCAAGTGAAGAAGGACGCATCCATGAACTTCCGGCGCCGCCATCAGGAAGAGCCTGAGATCAACCTGATCCCCTTCATTGACGTGTTGTTGGTGATCCTTATTTTCTTGATGTTGTCGACCACCTACAGCAAGTTCACCGAGCTCCAACTCAAGCTGCCGGTCGCGGATGCGGATGCGCAGCGCGATTACCCCAAAGAACTGATCGTAGCGGTCAGCGCAGATGGCGCCTACAGCATCAACAAACAGGTGGTAGCAGGCCGCAGCACAGAGGCCCTCTCCATGGCCCTCATCGAGAATGCAAAGGCGGGCAAAGACACCGTCATCATCATCAGTGCAGATGCAAGTGCACGGCACCAAGCCGTGGTGACTGTCATGGAAGCCGCCCGCCGCTCGGGAATGAATCAAATCACCTTCGCGACCCAGTCCTCCGGAAACGGTGGCAAATAAACCATGCTGCCCGCAGTCCAGGCGGCCATCACCCGGGCCTGGGTTTCCGGTGGATGGGTGCGTGGGGCCCTGACCCCTATCTCCCTGATTTATGGCGCTCTCACGGGCCTGCAACGCGCCGCCTACCGCGCAGGACTGCTCCAGAGCAGCGCGCTGCCCGTCCCGGTGATCGTGGTGGGTAACGTGATTGTGGGTGGCGCAGGCAAAACCCCCACCGTGCTCGGAGTGGTAGCCCACCTGCTGGCGCAAGGGCACCGGCCCGGCATTGTTTCGCGGGGCTATGGCGGAAGCCATCAGGAGCCAACGCCTGTCACCCAAGACAGCCCGGCCGCGCTCGTGGGCGACGAGCCTTTGCTGATGCACCGCAAAAGCGGCGTGCCAGTGGTGGTGGGCCGCGATCGCGTGGCGGCCGGGCGCCGCTTGCTCGACCTGTACCCCGGCACAACCCACATCGTGTGTGACGACGGATTGCAGCATTACCGCCTGCGCCGGGATATCGAGATCTGCGTATTTGATGCCCGCGGCCTCGGAAACGGTGGCCTGTTGCCAGCGGGCCCGCTACGCCAAGCCTGGCCACGCGCGCTGGTAGCTACTGCAGGTCAAGCCGAGAGCCGGACATTGACGCTCCATACCGGCACCAACACCCTGCCGGGTTTTTTGGCCCAGCGGTCTTTGGCGACCACGGCCATCAACGCCGCCGGGCAGACAATGCCCCTGACTACGCTACAGCACAGTCAGCTGCCGTTGCATGCGGTGGCAGGCATTGCACAACCCGAGATTTTTTTCAGCATGCTGCGCGCCCAAGGGCTCACGCTGGCAAGTACCGACGCTCTGCCGGATCACTATGATTTTCATAGCTGCTCGCGCAATGAATACGGGGGTAAAGTGCTTATTTGCACAGAAAAAGACGCCACCAAACTCTGGCAGCACTGGCCGGACGCATGGTCAGTCCCGCTGATTCAAACCCTGCCTCCTGATTTTCTGGCTGCGCTGGACACAGCGCTCCAAGACATGACCCACGCCTCGGTATCATTCCCCCATGGACACACGACTCATTGAACTACTGGTTTGCCCCGTCACCAAAGGGCCCCTCGAATTCGACCGCGATAAGCAAGAGCTGATTTCCCGGAGCGCTCGCCTTGCCTACCCCGTGCGGGACGGCATTCCGGTGTTGCTGGAGAACGAAGCTCGGGTATTGAGCGACGCAGAACTGGAGGGGTGATATGGTCTACACAGTGCTGATCCCGGCGCGTCTGGCTTCCACCCGTCTGCCCAACAAACCCTTGGTAGACATCGGCGGGCTACCGATGGTGGTCCGCGTTGCGGAAAGGGTAAAGGCCGGGTTATCGGCCGACGTGCGCGTGGTCGTTGCGGCTGACGACGCCAGCATCCTGAGTGCCTGCCAAGCGCATGGCATAGAGTGCCTGCTCACCCGAGTGGACCACCCCTCGGGCAGTGACCGTCTCGCAGAAGCCTGCAGCCTCTTGGGTCTGGCGGATGACGATATTGTGGTCAATGTGCAAGGAGATGAGCCCCTGATTGACACCTCGCTGGTGTCTGCGGTTGCGAGCCTGCTGGAAACCCACCCAGTTGCCACGATGGGCACCGCCGCACATCCCATCCAAGAAGTGGCGGACTTTACGAACCCCAATGTGGTCAAAGTGGTCACCGATGCCGCCGGATTGGCAATGTACTTCAGCCGCGCACCTATCGCCTGGTGGCGGGATGGATTTGCCCAAGGCATCCACACATTGCCCGACCCGGCGCCGCTGCGCCACGTCGGAATCTACTCTTACCGGGTAGGCTTCTTGCGGACCTTCCCTTCCCTGCCGCAAGCCCCCATAGAGGTCACCGAGGCCCTGGAGCAGCTCCGCGCCATGTGGCATGGTCACCGCATCGCGGTGCATGTCAGCCAGACAGCGCCAGGCCCCGGTGTTGACACCCCGGAAGACCTTGAACGCGTGAGACGCATCATCCTCGCCAACTGACCGCCTGATACTGTGGCGCGCTGTAAGTTCCGCACCGGTTAGGGCGTGATATTCTCCAAGGCTAATCGCCCGTCCATAAAAAGCGCGCTGAAGCAAGCGCCCACGGAGACGCGCTGGCTTTTCTTTCAATCCGAGGTATTCATGAGACTGATTCTGTTGGGCGCACCAGGCGCTGGTAAAGGTACGCAAGCGACTTTCATCTGCCAAAAGTACGGAATTCCCCAAATTTCCACCGGCGACATGCTGCGTGCTGCCGTGAAGGCCGGCACACCCTTGGGCCTGCAAGCCCAAGCGGTCATGGCATCCGGCGGACTGGTCAGCGACGAGCTCATCATCAACCTGGTGAAAGAGCGCCTGACCCAGCCCGATTGCGCCAACGGCTTCTTGTTTGACGGATTCCCACGGACCATCCCCCAGGCAGATGCCATGAAGGCCGCGGGCGTTGCTTTGGACTATGTGGTGGAGATCGACGTACCGTTCGAGGCCATCATTGAGCGCATGAGCGGTCGCCGCTCGCACCCCGCCTCCGGACGCACCTACCACGTGAAGTTCAATCCGCCCAAAGCCGAAGGCCAGGACGATGTCACCGGCGAGCCCCTGATCCAACGGGACGATGACAAGGAAGAAACAGTCAAAAAGCGCCTGGAGGTCTACAGCGCCCAAACCCGTCCACTGGTGGAGTACTACTCAACCTGGGCGCAGAACGAGCCCGCTACCGCGCCCCGCTACCGTGCCATCAGCGGAATGGGCGATGTGTCCGACATCACCTCACGGGTGCTGGAAGCATTGTCCAAATAAGGGCCGCAAACCTCACGAAAAAGCCGCTTCAGCGGCTTTTTTTACGCCAGTAAGTCGCACATTAATTGCACGCGCGCCTTCACCGCAGAGAGCCCTGGGTAGACGCGCAAGCCAGTGCCCGGCGCTTCGCTGCGCACCACGCCCCCCCTCGCACATCGACTGGCTAGCACAACCTGCACGCCTAAACCTGCAGCGCGCACCAGAGCGGCCTGTAGGGCCTCGTTCACGGTTCCGTTACCAGTTCCCGCCACCACCAAGCCTGCCAAGGGCACTGGATCGCTGTCACGGGCATTCAGCACCGCTTGGATCACGTGCGCGCCGGCACCTGCGTAGTTCATCACCACCTCCACTCGGGGGGGAGTGGCATCAACCCACTCAGGCAAACGCTGAGCCAGCATGCTGGACGAAGTATCAGACGCGAAAGTCCAACGTACGGCGCCCTCCTCCACCCATCCCAGGGGACCTGCATCGCCTGAATCAAAGGCATCGACGCGGTAGGTGTGCGCTTTTTGTACGTGTTGGGCCGCATGCACAGCTCCCGCACACACGACCATCACCCCCCTGGCCGCGGGATGAAGGGCGACAGACACCGCATCCAAGACGTTCTGCGGCCCATCGGGTGTCAAGGCGCTGGCCGGGCGCATGGCACACGTCAGCACCACGGGCTTGCCATTAAGGCAATTGGCCAGCGCGAGTTGCAAAAAGTACGCCGTCTCCTCGATCGTATCGGTGCCATGGGTAATGACAATGCCCGCCACCTCTTCGTCTTGAAGGTTGCGATGGCAAGCATGGACCAGTGATTGCCAAACACTCCAGTCCATATCCTTGCTATCGACTTGCGCAATCTGTTCGCTGCCCAACGCGGCCCCTTGGAGTCGCTCAGGCATACCGGCAATCGCAGCCAAGATATCTGCCACAGGAACCTCACCGGCGCGGTACCCCACGTTATCGGCCGCATTGCCGGCCCGCCCTGCAATCGTTCCACCTGTTCCCAAAAAAACGACTCGCTTTGTTGCCATTTCCACTGCCCTTGCCAAATTCAAAAAACTGGTTGAAAATACAGTTACTGGATAAGAAAACAGTGTGTATGCACACACAGCCTCTACAGTTACCAAGGAGTCAGTATGCTCGAAAGTCCTAAACTCACAGCCCGGCAACAACAGATTTTTGATCTGATTCAAAGTGCCATTGCGCGTACAGGCGCGCCACCCACACGGGCAGAAATCGCCAGTGAATTGGGCTTCAAGTCTGCCAACGCAGCGGAAGAGCATCTGCAAGCCTTGGCCCGCAAAGGGGTGATCGAGCTGGTGAGCGGCACCTCCCGCGGGATTCGCCTCAAAAGCGACGCCCTACGGTCTATCCAAGAGTCACGCATCAAGCAGTTCTCTCTCCCCTTACCTGGTCTGACCCAGCTAGCCCTGCCCTTGGTCGGGCGCGTTGCCGCAGGCTCACCGATCCTGGCGCAGGAACACGTGGACCAAACCTATTACGTAGAAAACAGCCTCTTTCAGCGGCAACCGGATTACTTGCTGAAAGTGCGCGGTATGTCGATGCGCGATGCCGGCATCATGGATGGGGACCTACTGGCGGTCCAGGCGACCAAAGATGCAAAAAATGGTCAGATCATCGTGGCCCGCTTGGGCGAAGAAGTCACCGTCAAGCGCTTTCGCCGCAACAAGCACCTGATCGAGTTGCATGCAGAGAACCCGGATTACCAGACCATCGTGGTGGAGCCTGGTGAGCCTTTCGAAGTCGAAGGTCTTGCCGTTGGCCTGATTCGTAACACGATGTTGATGTGAACAGGAGCACCGTATGACCATTAGCACGCTTGCACTCAGTCTCCTGAGCCAATGGGCTCCGAATCACTGGTTTTCTGCCCCTTCCACGTCACACTGCATTACCCGCACAAGACGCCCCTTCGCGGCGTCATCCAAGGTTGCCAACGCTATCAATTCGATAGCATCCACCGCAACCGTAGCGTGCGCCAGGGCCCCAAAACCAGTACAAACCAGACCATTGCGGATCGTGCGATTGGTCGAGCAAGGTCAACCAACAGCGCACGTCGGAAGAATGGTGATTTCGGGACGCATGGCAGACGTGTGCGCCGAACTAGATCGGCTTGCAGCCGCTGAAGCTCCATAGATTACACGTTCAGCCGAGCGACTTGGTGGCGTGTCAACAAGGCACAATGTTGGGTATGAACATTGTGATTCTTGACGATTACCAAGATGCGGTTCGCAAATTGGATTGCGCTGCCAAGCTGGATGCCTATCAAGCAAAGGTTTACACCAACACCGTCAAAGGAATTGGCCAGCTCTCAGTACGCCTCAAGGATGCGGATGTCATTGTTCTGGTGAGAGAACGCACCCAGATCACGCGTGCCCTGGTGGAGAAACTGCCTAGGCTGAAGCTCATTGCCCAAACGGGCCGCGTAGGCGCGCACATCGATGTCCAAGCTTGCACTGAGAGAGGCATCGCTGTATGCGAGGGTTTAGGCTCGCCCGTTGCCCCTGCCGAGTTGACTTGGGCCTTGATCATGGCCTCGATGCGGCGCCTGCCTCAGTACATCGGTAACCTCAAACATGGCGCGTGGCAACAATCGGGGCTCAAGGCCGGATCGATGCCGCCGAACTTTGGGCTCGGAAACGTATTGCGCGGCAAGACCTTGGGAATTTGGGGCTACGGGCGAATCGGCCAACTGGTCGCCGACTTCGGCAAAGCGTTTGGAATGCAAGTGAGCGTCTGGGGAAGCCAAGAGTCTCGAGACAAGGCTGTTCAAAATGGTTACGCAGCTGCACCAGATAAAGAGTCGTTCTTTGCCAGCAGCGACGTCTTGTCTATTCACCTCCGGCTATCTGATGCGACTCGGAACATCGTCACAGCGTCAGACTTGGCGAACATGAAACCCACCGCACTGTTTGTGAACACCTCAAGGGCTGAGCTGATTGAAACTGATGCGCTCATTGGTGCGCTGAATCGAGGACGTCCCGGCCTGGCGGCGGTCGATGTTTTTGAAGCGGAACCCATTCTTCAGGGCCACGCCTTGCTTCGTCTGGAAAACTGCATCTGTACCCCCCACATCGGGTATGTGGAGCAAGACAGCTACGAAATGTATTTCAGTGCGGCTTTTGACAATGTCATCAACTACATCAAAGGCACACCCAGCAATATCGTCAACCCGGGCGCCCTTCAAGTCCGACGCTAGATACCACCCCTCACGACCGGGAGAGGGAAATCACAGACTGGTTTTTTTACTGTCCAGCGGAGGCAGATCAAAGTCGATCAAGTTGTCGACCTCTGAAGGAGCTGCCTTCTGAGAGTCTTCTGTGATGTCGAGCTCGAAATCTACAGAGTTGCCCGATTGATACGCCGAGGGGATGCCGGAAGAAACGGGGCCCGGGCCCGTGGGGACTTCGAACGCATTTTCGGACGACAACCTGTTCGCGCTGAATGACAGTGGAGCGCCATCCAGCGCATGCACCAAGCGATTGCAGACAGCATGCAAGAGCAATAGTTCTTTGAAGGCTTCCAGCTCAAACCGCATATCAGACTTTGAACCAGACGTGCGTACGAGGTAAGACTCGATGAGGGACAGTGCCTCTTTCGACGGCCAGAGCTTTACAAGCTGATCACAAATTTCCGGGAAATTTTCTAAACTGCCTTCGCCCTGATTAAATGACTGGTACTCGGGCACATAGCCTGTAAACACCGCATTGAATTCCCGCCGATAGTGATCGAACTTGTCCTTGCGGCTCAAGGTGTGGAATATTTTCAGCAGGTCGATATGAACCATGGGGTTCAGCCCAATGGAGTCATTGACGTGCCCCTCCAACAGGGAGATGGCCTCCTCATACTGCCCCAGAGCCATGAAAAACTCCGCCTGCTGACGAACATCGATCATTTCATGGCTGTTCACCGCCCGGAGACTGGACGGCATACTGACCGAGAAATCACGAGAATCCGCATAAGCAGATGTTTGGTCTTTCTGACCATAAGAACTCACAGGCTCGCTGGAGGCAGAGGGGTGAGCCCCAATGTCTAGATCAATATCGACGCTGCTGACAGCGCCCTGAGATGCCTGGCCTTCGCTCTTTGGCAAATTGGACTCGGCACGCTCTTGTTCCGACAAGGATTGCAGGAAGGACGGGGACACCTCCACCGTTTCTGGAATAACCTCAGTCGTACCGCTGCCGCTCCACCATGCACTACCGGCGTTCGCTCGCTGTGCCTGCCGGCGGAAAAACCATCCTCCCCCTGCCAACAAAAGAAGCAACAGGCCAGAGAGTCCAATCACCACCGGGTTAGTGTATTTTTCACTCTCGGCTCGCTCGATTCGCATCACCAAATCTTGCATCTGTTTTTGGTTTTCCCCAGATGCGTTGCGCAGACTGAGAATGTCAGCCTCCATGCTTTTCAAGCGCGCCGCGTCCTTCAGGATATCTTCAGGCGTCAGATTTAGGGCGCGCCACAGAGCCACCGCCTCACCCCGCTTTTGGGCATCTTCAGTGGATGTGCTTAATAGCTCCTGCGAAGAGACGAGCACGGGATCACGCTCCACCGTGAGATCCAAGGGTGCTAATTTCAATCGCGGTTTGCTCTTTACAACAGGAGGCTCGAACACCTGTTTGGCTCGAACAGACGGCGACGTTCGTGGCGCCTTTGCAGGGCTTTCTGTCTTTTTTTCTCTGCTCGGAACTGATCTGACGCTATCCGCATCCGGGATGGAAGCGAGCGCTCCTGGTCGGTTTAAAGCGGGGGGGACAACCGGCGTCACTTGTGCAGCGACCACTTTGGCGGTGTCGCTCACTATGTCCGAGAGCAATACATAGCGGCGTGATGTCTTGGCGCTACATACTGAGCGCAAGTAGACCGTCACGACAGGCTCATCTACAGGCAAACGCGCCCCAATGCGCACCTGCCATGTGCGGCCCGCAGCAGGCTCCTCGGAGACCAGAGTTACCCTGCTTTGCTCAACCTTGTTTTCGCCATAGAAAACATCGGCCTCAAAGCAGACGTCGCTGACGTCTTCATCAGCGGCCGCCGAAACTGAAATTGACAAATTGAATGGCTGCGAAATCAGCGCTGTACCACTCGCGCGGCCCAACGTCAGAGCCTCGGAGCCCAGCGATGCCACAAGCAACATGGCGCCGAGCGCACAGCTTTTAATTTTGAAAACAGATTTCATTGTTACAAATGATTCTCGCACAAGTCATACAAACGACTGAGGCCCGCCCCCACCAGCTGAGTCGCCAGACACACAGGAGACAACCGCTCCTCCGGCTAGCGCAATGACAAACGACAATCTGATCCTCGGCATTCGCTCCCCTGCCCACTCAAGACACCTTATGGACGAACCCATTCTTACAATTGAAGAACGATCTGCCATCAAT from Rhodoferax potami includes these protein-coding regions:
- a CDS encoding NADP-dependent isocitrate dehydrogenase, coding for MSTQQPTIIYTLTDEAPRLATASFLPLIRTFTAPAGINVVESDISVAARVLGEFSDFLTEDQKVPNTLAELGKKTLQADANIIKLPNISASVGQLVACIKELQSKGYAIPDYPETPKTDEEKAIRVRYSKCTGSAVNPVLREGNSDRRAPKAVKEYARKNPHSMAEWSQASRSHVSHMHAGDFYHGEKSITLDRARDVKMELITKSGQTLVLKPKVSLLDREVIDSMFMSKKALLEFYEKEIEDARKTGVMFSLHVKATMMKVSHPIVFGHCVKIFYKDAFAKHGALFKELGVNVNNGMADLYGKIATLPQSKQDEIKRDLHACHEHRPELAMVDSAKGITNFHSPNDIIVDASMPAMIRNGGKMWDANGRLKDVKAVMPESTFARIYQEMINFCKWHGNFDPKTMGTVPNVGLMAQQAEEYGSHDKTFEISEDGVANITDLATGEVLLSQNVEAGDIWRMCQVKDAAIRDWVKLAVNRARNSGMPVVFWLDAYRPHEAQLITKVKMYLHEHDTTGLDIQIMSQVRAMRYTLERVIRGQDTISATGNILRDYLTDLFPIMELGTSAKMLSIVPLMAGGGMYETGAGGSAPKHVQQLVEENHLRWDSLGEFLALAVSLEDLGLKTGNAKAKVLAKTLDAATGKLLDNNKNPSPKTGQLDNRGSQFYLSLYWAEALAAQTEDAQLASQFAPLAKELAAKEQTIVAELAAVQGAPVDIGGYYLPDTAKLDAIMRPSATLNAALGSVAV
- a CDS encoding superoxide dismutase, translated to MEHTLPALPYAIDALAPAYSQETLEFHHGKHHNAYVVNLNNLQKGTEFESMTLEEIIKKSSGGVYNNAAQIWNHTFFWNCMKPQGGGEPTGALADAINAKWGSYAAFKEAFVKSAVGNFGSGWTWLVKKADGSVDIVNTGAAGTPLTTADKALLTVDVWEHAYYIDYRNMRPKFVETFLDKLVNWDFAAANFA
- the xseA gene encoding exodeoxyribonuclease VII large subunit, with the protein product MINHDEAAPRVWRVDALCRALADTLNARFNPVRVTGELSGFSKAASGHCYFSLKDQDAQIRCAMFKRAASQLDFAPRDGELVEVSGRLDIYGPRGDLQLIVESMRKQGQGNLFEEFVRLKNRLESRGLFAQERKRALPLMPRGIGLITSLGAAALHDVATALRRRVPHIPVVLAPASVQGGNAPAELIRALQALLARSADMDGAGTPLDVILLVRGGGSMEDLWAFNDEALAIALSESPIPVVSGVGHETDFTIADFVADVRAPTPTAAAELVATTTTTCLAAIDLMQERLSAAVQRQLDTQAQRLDRVATRAGRPSGVVVGHSLRLHQVAHQLQVAQQAHLLEARRQHEASALKFSDGVHTLGRQAHERLDQSALRLRLLDPTLVLQRGYAWLADAQGATVISVRQAGPGDVITATLADGTVDMAVHAVHEN
- a CDS encoding MotA/TolQ/ExbB proton channel family protein, which gives rise to MFSIIQAAGWPIWPLIACSIVALAIVIERFISLKTAKVAPPRLLDEVLSVTKSTVPGPDVVAQLEKNSALGQVLASGLRAVNANPHCTEDDLRATMEGSGRLVAQRLEQYLSALGTIASAAPMLGLFGTVVGMIEIFGSQAPGSTGGGNPAQLAHGISIALYNTAFGLVVAIPALIFWRYFRGRVDAYLLTLELSSEHLVRHLKALRK
- a CDS encoding ExbD/TolR family protein, yielding MNFRRRHQEEPEINLIPFIDVLLVILIFLMLSTTYSKFTELQLKLPVADADAQRDYPKELIVAVSADGAYSINKQVVAGRSTEALSMALIENAKAGKDTVIIISADASARHQAVVTVMEAARRSGMNQITFATQSSGNGGK